A stretch of DNA from candidate division WOR-3 bacterium:
TATGAACTTGTAAAATTTTCCTTTGATAGACCGATTTTTTATTTTTTGATATTTCTCTTAATTCTTATTGACTGGATTATCAGAAAAAAAGGAGGTTCGATATGACACCGCAAGACCTTGTTGCAAAAGGATTCACTCCTGAATGGGCAGTTTTTTTCACCTCAATGATTCCGGTTGTGGAATTGCGTGGTGCATTACCACTGGCGATAAATCTATTCAAAATTCCCTGGCAAAAGGCATTTATTATCTCTTTTATTGGGAATATACTTCCTGTTCCTTTTATTTTACTTTTTTTAAAACCGGTTACTGATTTATTATGTAAGGTATATCTGTTTAAAAGATTTTTTGACTGGTTATTTAGCAAAACCAGAAAGAAGAGCAGGGTGATTGAAAAATATGAAGAACTTGGACTTCTTATATTTGTTGCAATTCCTCTGCCGGGGACTGGAGCCTGGACTGGTGCCCTGCTTGCTTATTTAATGGGGCTTGATTTCAAAAAGTCAATATTTTTCATCGGTATTGGAGTATTTATTGCGGGTGTGATTGTAACTTCTCTATGTCTTATCGGCTGGATAGGTGCAATAATTGCTGTATGTGCAATGGTGATTTTTGTATTGATAAGGATATTTTAT
This window harbors:
- a CDS encoding small multi-drug export protein is translated as MTPQDLVAKGFTPEWAVFFTSMIPVVELRGALPLAINLFKIPWQKAFIISFIGNILPVPFILLFLKPVTDLLCKVYLFKRFFDWLFSKTRKKSRVIEKYEELGLLIFVAIPLPGTGAWTGALLAYLMGLDFKKSIFFIGIGVFIAGVIVTSLCLIGWIGAIIAVCAMVIFVLIRIFY